One window of Leopardus geoffroyi isolate Oge1 chromosome B3, O.geoffroyi_Oge1_pat1.0, whole genome shotgun sequence genomic DNA carries:
- the LYSMD4 gene encoding lysM and putative peptidoglycan-binding domain-containing protein 4, whose translation MRQKEVLTKTFQGPAIVCRTPTSHVYMFENGGGDSGDSSEEESHRVALRPRGKERQKKGAPHPHQPGAGDVVLLQRELAQEDSLNKLALQYGCKVADIKKVNNFIREQDLYALKSIKIPVKNHGILTETHKELRPVPSPSSETRVTFEELPDPDRAAVGASALSSPLTDFFKGIDQNIERAVQSEIFSNESCCGETSSQPLLPAPPKTPTNGADCGIQWWNAVFIMLLIGIVLPVFYLVYFKIQATGEIPSGLNTTTVPNGSMTVSAVPGQAPRLAVPVPTIPSSDSQFSQTTRAGN comes from the exons atgaggcagaaggaAGTGTTAACCAAGACCTTCCAAGGCCCAGCCATTGTCTGTAGGACTCCGACCAGCCACGTTTACATGTTTGAGAACGGTGGTGGGGACTCAGGGGACTCCTCTGAGGAAGAGTCCCACCGCGTGGCTCTGCGGCCCCGGGGCAAGGAGCGCCAGAAGAAgggtgccccccaccctcaccagccAGGAGCGGGGGACGTGGTGCTGCTTCAGCGGGAACTGGCCCAGGAGGACAGCCTCAACAAGCTCGCTCTTCAGTATGGCTGCAAA GTCGCAGATATCAAGAAAGTCAACAACTTCATCAGAGAACAAGATTTATATGCTTTGAAATCTATTAAGATCCCAGTGAAAAATCATGGGATCCTAACAGAGACCCACAAAGAACTCAGACCCGTCCCAAGCCCATCCTCAGAGACTAGAGTGACCTTCGAGGAGCTGCCAGACCCAGACAGGGCAGCTGTAGGCGCCAGTGCCCTGTCCAGCCCACTGACGGATTTCTTTAAGGGCATTGACCAGAATATTGAGCGCGCCGTGCAGTCAGAAATCTTTTCAAATGAAAGTTGCTGTGGAGAGACCTCCAGTCAGCCGCTGCTTCCAGCACCTCCGAAGACCCCAACAAACGGTGCAGACTGTGGGATTCAGTGGTGGAATGCTGTTTTTATCATGCTTCTAATTGGGATTGTTTTACCAGTGTTTTATTTggtctattttaaaatacaggctACTGGCGAGATCCCCAGCGGCTTGAACACAACCACTGTCCCCAACGGCTCGATGACTGTGAGTGCAGTTCCAGGGCAAGCCCCCAGATTAGCCGTCCCAGTGCCAACCATCCCCTCTTCAGACAGCCAGTTCAGTCAGACCACCCGGGCAGGGAACTAG